The following coding sequences lie in one Candidatus Dependentiae bacterium genomic window:
- the fusA gene encoding elongation factor G gives MSKDKLLRFRNIGIMAHIDAGKTTVTERVLFYTGVSHKIGEVHEGAATMDWMEQERERGITITAAATTCIWKDHQINIIDTPGHVDFTIEVERSLRVLDGAVAVFCGVGGVQPQSETVWRQANRHKVPRIAFVNKLDRTGADYFEVVNEIDQKLAGNPVAMQIPVGQADEFTSIIDVLTRKMAAFDESDQGLTVTWVDIPEEYKDQVETLREKIVEAAAEADDALAEKYLEGKPLTLEEIKFGIRKATIDQKITPVFCGSAFKNKGVQLMLDGVIDYMPSPIDIPFVHAMDSSTKEPKLLKNADSSEPFCALAFKIMIDPFVGSLTFVRVYTGKLEAGSYVYNVSKGRKERVSRLLKMHANKREEIKSVSAGDIAAVVGLKDAVTGDTLCAEDYDVLLESINLPDPVIHVAIEPKGKGDYEKMVIALRKLMQEDPSFRFTYNTETNQTIISGMGELHLEIIVDRLLREYKIEASVGKAQVAYKETIQRKVESEGKFIRQSGGHGQYGHVWLTLEPLERGKGFEFGNDIKGGTIPKEFVPGIEKGIAEALSSGVLGSYPVVDIKASVFDGSFHDVDSSELAFKIAASMAFKDGMAKASPVLLEPIMKVEVTTPDENMGDVMGDLNSRRGRILGMEASKGAQIVTAEVPLGEMFGYSTQLRSMTKGRASYSMQFEVYREVPKNIEENIVGKK, from the coding sequence ATGAGTAAAGACAAGCTACTGCGTTTTAGAAACATTGGAATTATGGCTCATATTGACGCCGGAAAAACAACTGTTACTGAGCGTGTTCTCTTTTATACCGGTGTATCACATAAGATTGGTGAAGTGCACGAGGGTGCTGCAACTATGGACTGGATGGAGCAAGAGCGTGAGCGCGGCATTACAATTACCGCTGCAGCTACGACTTGTATCTGGAAAGATCATCAAATCAATATTATTGATACCCCTGGTCACGTTGACTTTACCATTGAAGTAGAGCGTTCCCTTCGAGTGCTTGATGGTGCAGTTGCAGTGTTCTGTGGTGTTGGCGGTGTTCAGCCACAATCAGAAACTGTTTGGCGTCAAGCAAATCGTCATAAGGTTCCTCGTATTGCGTTTGTTAATAAACTTGATCGAACTGGTGCCGATTATTTCGAAGTTGTGAACGAGATCGATCAGAAATTAGCAGGTAATCCTGTTGCTATGCAAATTCCTGTTGGTCAAGCTGATGAATTTACTTCCATTATCGATGTTTTGACTCGAAAAATGGCGGCATTCGATGAATCTGATCAAGGCTTAACGGTTACCTGGGTTGATATTCCTGAAGAATATAAAGATCAAGTGGAAACATTGCGTGAAAAAATTGTTGAAGCTGCAGCAGAAGCTGACGATGCTTTAGCAGAAAAGTATCTCGAAGGTAAGCCGCTCACCCTTGAAGAAATTAAATTTGGTATTCGCAAGGCGACTATTGATCAAAAGATAACCCCAGTTTTCTGCGGTTCTGCGTTTAAAAATAAAGGTGTTCAGTTGATGCTTGATGGTGTCATTGATTATATGCCATCACCGATTGATATTCCATTTGTACACGCTATGGATTCATCAACAAAAGAGCCTAAGCTTTTAAAAAATGCTGATTCAAGTGAACCGTTTTGTGCGCTTGCATTTAAAATTATGATTGATCCATTCGTTGGCTCTCTTACTTTTGTTCGCGTTTATACGGGTAAGCTTGAAGCCGGTTCGTATGTTTATAACGTTTCAAAGGGAAGAAAAGAGCGTGTAAGTCGTTTGCTTAAAATGCATGCGAATAAGCGAGAAGAAATTAAAAGTGTAAGCGCTGGTGATATTGCTGCAGTTGTTGGTCTAAAAGACGCTGTAACTGGTGATACGCTTTGTGCTGAAGATTACGATGTTCTTCTTGAATCAATAAATCTTCCAGATCCAGTTATTCACGTTGCAATTGAGCCTAAGGGCAAAGGCGATTATGAAAAAATGGTCATTGCGTTGCGTAAGTTAATGCAAGAAGATCCTTCATTCAGATTTACTTATAATACCGAAACTAATCAAACAATTATTTCCGGTATGGGTGAATTGCATTTGGAAATTATTGTAGATCGACTATTGCGCGAATATAAAATTGAAGCAAGTGTTGGTAAGGCGCAAGTTGCTTACAAAGAAACTATTCAACGCAAGGTTGAGTCTGAAGGAAAATTCATTCGTCAATCTGGTGGTCATGGTCAATATGGTCACGTTTGGTTAACGCTTGAACCTCTTGAACGAGGCAAAGGCTTTGAATTTGGCAACGATATTAAGGGTGGTACTATTCCTAAGGAATTTGTTCCTGGCATCGAAAAAGGTATTGCAGAAGCCTTAAGTAGTGGTGTTTTGGGTAGTTATCCAGTAGTTGATATCAAGGCTTCGGTATTCGATGGTTCTTTTCATGATGTTGACTCGTCCGAATTAGCATTTAAAATTGCAGCTTCAATGGCATTTAAAGATGGTATGGCAAAAGCTTCTCCTGTATTACTTGAGCCGATTATGAAGGTTGAAGTTACAACTCCTGATGAAAATATGGGAGATGTAATGGGTGACTTGAATTCCCGTCGAGGCCGTATTTTAGGTATGGAAGCGAGCAAGGGGGCTCAAATTGTTACAGCAGAAGTCCCGCTTGGAGAAATGTTTGGTTATTCAACTCAATTGCGTTCAATGACCAAAGGCCGAGCAAGCTACTCTATGCAGTTTGAAGTGTAC
- the rpsG gene encoding 30S ribosomal protein S7 yields MPRRKSVNFVRDIGVDERFGSMLVQKLINTLMVSGKKSISRSLVNEAFDILSQKNGGDDKKAFMLFEKAMVQIKPFVEVRSRRVGGGVYQIPTEVRPARAVALSLRWLIEAAAGRSDKTMGKRLAHEIIDAAEGHGNAVKKKADVHRMAEANRAFSHYAW; encoded by the coding sequence ATGCCTAGACGTAAATCGGTCAATTTTGTTCGCGACATCGGTGTTGATGAACGCTTTGGATCTATGTTGGTACAAAAGCTCATTAATACATTGATGGTCTCCGGGAAAAAGAGCATTTCAAGATCTTTGGTCAATGAAGCTTTTGATATTCTTAGCCAAAAAAATGGTGGCGATGACAAAAAAGCATTCATGCTTTTTGAAAAAGCCATGGTACAAATTAAGCCATTTGTTGAGGTTCGATCTCGCCGTGTTGGTGGTGGTGTATATCAAATTCCAACTGAGGTTCGTCCTGCGCGTGCTGTAGCATTGTCGCTTCGATGGCTCATTGAAGCTGCCGCGGGTCGTTCTGATAAAACCATGGGTAAGCGTTTGGCGCATGAAATTATTGATGCTGCTGAAGGACATGGTAACGCAGTTAAGAAAAAGGCCGATGTCCATCGCATGGCAGAAGCGAATAGAGCGTTCTCTCACTACGCTTGGTAA
- a CDS encoding 30S ribosomal protein S12 translates to MPTINQLVREKRKKVENRTKAPALAACPQKRGVCVRVYTQTPKKPNSALRKVARVKLTTGKEITAYIPGEGHNLQEHSVVLVRGGRVKDLPGVRYHIVRGALDTAGVEARTQSRSLYGAKRKKKGDK, encoded by the coding sequence ATGCCAACTATTAATCAGCTTGTACGCGAAAAGCGTAAAAAAGTAGAAAATAGGACTAAGGCGCCGGCATTAGCTGCATGCCCACAGAAACGAGGTGTGTGCGTTCGTGTCTACACCCAGACGCCAAAAAAACCAAACTCAGCACTTCGAAAAGTTGCTCGTGTAAAATTAACAACTGGCAAAGAAATAACGGCATATATTCCTGGTGAAGGGCATAATCTTCAAGAGCACTCTGTTGTGTTGGTGCGTGGTGGAAGAGTAAAAGATTTGCCTGGTGTACGCTATCACATTGTTCGTGGCGCATTAGATACAGCCGGTGTTGAAGCGCGTACTCAGAGCCGTTCATTGTATGGTGCAAAACGTAAAAAGAAGGGTGATAAGTAA
- a CDS encoding site-2 protease family protein, producing the protein MFCNALYLCITTKLIPLIYALIGFGALITIHELGHFLFCKIFGINTPTFSIGFGPELFRKKIKGTDFRLAIIPLGGYVEIAGLAEIGQGEQEYAYTQDETSFSQKAYWKKFLVLSGGIIFNLLFAYGTFISLFLIGVHEDKGGIIVSTIVKDSPADRYGLQAGDYITQINETSLQSENGTILPDALQILHSEIQGNPSTEISLNVLRNNEALALEIKTDSRKIIDASIGTIGAGLQDPMVRLPLMAAVTKGIELTNQWIFNIAQSVKNLIFNRTLEGAGGPLMILSHSFVSAQMGLISLFIFLAIISINLALMNILPIGALDGGQLLFATIEAIIRRRIPEMLKLGINLASWVLFIALALYLTYKDILFLFGESIGQLVTTALSWIK; encoded by the coding sequence ATGTTTTGCAATGCACTCTATCTCTGCATAACCACAAAGCTCATTCCTCTTATTTATGCACTCATAGGCTTTGGGGCACTCATCACCATTCATGAGCTCGGACACTTTCTTTTCTGCAAAATCTTTGGAATTAATACACCTACTTTTTCTATTGGCTTTGGTCCGGAGCTCTTTCGAAAAAAAATAAAGGGAACTGATTTTCGCCTCGCAATTATTCCATTAGGCGGCTACGTTGAAATTGCCGGCCTTGCTGAAATCGGGCAAGGCGAGCAAGAATATGCCTACACTCAAGACGAAACATCATTCAGCCAAAAAGCTTACTGGAAGAAATTTCTCGTATTATCTGGTGGAATTATTTTTAACCTTTTATTTGCCTATGGAACATTCATCTCGCTCTTTTTAATTGGTGTTCACGAAGATAAGGGCGGGATTATCGTCTCTACCATTGTCAAAGACAGCCCGGCAGATCGATACGGCCTCCAAGCAGGTGACTATATCACCCAAATCAATGAAACATCTTTACAGTCAGAAAATGGAACAATTCTTCCTGATGCTTTGCAAATTTTGCACAGTGAAATTCAAGGAAACCCATCTACAGAAATCTCACTAAATGTCCTACGTAATAATGAAGCCCTGGCTCTTGAAATAAAAACCGACTCAAGAAAAATTATTGATGCTTCAATTGGAACCATTGGAGCTGGACTTCAAGACCCAATGGTTCGACTACCTTTAATGGCAGCAGTAACAAAAGGAATTGAGCTCACCAACCAATGGATATTTAACATTGCACAAAGCGTTAAAAATCTTATTTTTAATCGAACACTTGAAGGTGCTGGCGGGCCATTAATGATTCTTTCCCACAGCTTTGTTTCAGCGCAAATGGGCCTTATTTCTCTCTTTATTTTTCTCGCAATTATCAGCATTAATTTAGCGCTTATGAACATCCTCCCAATTGGAGCTTTGGATGGAGGACAGCTGCTTTTTGCTACAATTGAAGCAATTATTCGCCGTCGCATCCCTGAAATGCTCAAGCTTGGGATTAACCTTGCATCATGGGTTCTATTCATCGCTTTGGCGCTCTATCTCACCTACAAAGATATTTTGTTTCTTTTCGGAGAAAGCATTGGTCAACTCGTAACGACAGCTCTTTCCTGGATCAAATAA
- the lpxC gene encoding UDP-3-O-[3-hydroxymyristoyl] N-acetylglucosamine deacetylase, with translation MNKQQTLRGEIFFQGLGVHTGAPCSITLKPADAKSGISFINEQNPDQIIRVGSVIPDPAMHATVIRTNQWALSTVEHLMAALMLMGIDNVDILVSGTEIPILDGSALLFVQGIVDIGVLEQDASKQWITPRERLEFADDKGRSMFIEPAVLDQHQDERGFKPALFIDYNADFIHPLNGNPVLTGQVTQDFFMHEIAPARTFGFLEQLPFLRHHKLAQGTSLGNSLVIGNGELLNEMRLPDECVRHKFLDLIGDLSLLGKNLIGSVKANKTSHNFNRLVIEHFLKNPEKWLVIE, from the coding sequence GTGAATAAACAACAGACGCTCCGTGGCGAGATTTTTTTTCAAGGTCTTGGAGTCCATACTGGTGCTCCATGCTCAATTACACTCAAACCTGCTGATGCCAAAAGTGGCATTTCTTTTATTAACGAGCAAAATCCTGATCAAATTATTCGTGTTGGATCTGTTATCCCAGATCCCGCCATGCATGCAACAGTTATACGTACCAACCAATGGGCGCTCAGCACGGTTGAGCATCTTATGGCAGCACTTATGCTTATGGGTATTGATAATGTTGATATTCTTGTGAGTGGCACCGAAATTCCTATTCTTGATGGAAGTGCATTGCTCTTTGTTCAGGGAATTGTTGATATTGGAGTGCTTGAACAAGATGCATCTAAGCAATGGATTACTCCGCGTGAACGGCTTGAATTTGCCGATGATAAAGGGCGATCTATGTTCATTGAGCCTGCAGTTCTCGATCAGCACCAAGATGAAAGAGGTTTTAAACCAGCTCTTTTTATTGATTACAACGCAGATTTCATACATCCACTTAATGGTAATCCTGTATTAACAGGTCAGGTAACGCAAGATTTTTTTATGCATGAAATTGCTCCAGCGCGAACGTTTGGATTTTTAGAGCAGCTACCCTTTCTGCGTCATCACAAGTTGGCACAAGGGACTTCTTTGGGTAATTCTTTGGTGATCGGCAATGGAGAACTTCTTAACGAAATGCGACTTCCTGATGAGTGCGTACGGCATAAGTTTCTTGATTTAATTGGAGACTTAAGTTTGTTAGGCAAAAATCTCATAGGAAGCGTTAAGGCAAATAAAACGAGTCATAATTTTAATCGGCTTGTCATAGAGCATTTCTTAAAAAATCCTGAAAAGTGGCTGGTTATTGAATAA
- the rplM gene encoding 50S ribosomal protein L13 — protein sequence MNKSFMLRKEDRAPKWHLIDATDKVLGRLSTEIANILRGKDKPEFTPHGDAGDYVVVINCTKIKLTGKKWTDKIYYFYSGWRSGLKNRSAQELSKRDPSHLIMHSVKGMLPKNKLSDKLITKLKVYPGTEHPHKAQI from the coding sequence ATGAACAAATCGTTTATGCTTCGCAAAGAAGACCGCGCCCCAAAATGGCATCTTATTGACGCAACTGACAAGGTTTTAGGTCGGTTGTCTACAGAAATTGCTAACATTTTGCGTGGAAAAGACAAACCAGAGTTTACTCCTCATGGCGATGCGGGTGACTATGTTGTTGTTATTAACTGCACAAAGATCAAACTGACTGGTAAAAAATGGACCGATAAGATCTATTATTTTTACTCAGGTTGGAGAAGTGGTTTGAAGAATCGCTCTGCTCAAGAGCTTTCAAAAAGAGATCCTTCTCATCTAATCATGCATTCAGTTAAAGGCATGCTTCCGAAGAATAAATTAAGTGATAAGCTTATCACCAAGCTTAAAGTCTATCCTGGAACCGAGCATCCGCATAAAGCTCAAATCTAG